Part of the Porites lutea chromosome 14, jaPorLute2.1, whole genome shotgun sequence genome, GAAAAGCTGTAAAACCCAATGGTTCCTTCGTAACCCTAGAGCGCCCCTCAAAATCACAAGTGAGAGACTACTCGCCAGCATTATCTCAAGTTTAACTCAgtaattttgttacctctgcatcctgcGTCCCCAAgaatccccaaagacgcaaaataattcatgtcGTGTGTCCTTTAGGATGCAAAGATCAGTAATCGAACGTGTGTTTGTAGAAATATCCCTTTcttgtaatttctgtggcagttattatagCCGTTGTTTAACAATGtgaattatttcttttataGCATTTGTTGTGCTTAAAAagagaaggactatattttaatttcagcatactgtaatacagagttttggagtctgtcttcagattaactgtctggtttcAATcaaaaggcccaagcatttcaTCTTCAGactcgtttcttttttttttaactgggactcattggttccaGCTGGACTGGGAATcctgatttttcacaagatgggTCCtgcaggactcaccataactatttgtaacaaagtCACAGttaacttagcctaaatttcaTTAAGCCACAatagtcatttattttttccattGCAAGTTTGGCAACTTTGTTGGTTTTATGCAGGAAATTTCTCCAAATATGCAGAACATGCAGACAACAGAGAATTATGTGGACGTTCCACACCACTGCATCCTTTCTGTTTAATTTTAAAGTGTTCTTGTATATGATATTAATGGGTACATATGCAAACCAAAGAAAGTAAAAGTTAAACACATCCCACAATTTTAGtacattgtattgtattgttgttataaattttgttttttgaaaattgaattgctataatattttcctttttaggaTTTATCCTTTACTAGCTTGGCTTCTACATCACAGGAAGGCCATGAAAGCAATACTAGTTCCACTTCCAGCAGGAAATTGAGAGTAACTCTGTTAAGCAGTGAATGGAGGTCAACAAAAGGAGGCTTGTCAACCATCAACCGAGAGCTGGCCATTCAGTTAGCAAAACATCCCAGAGTGGAGGTCAGTGTTTATCTCCCTGAGTGCAGTGAAGAAGATAAACAAGTGGCTGCAAGTCACAATGTTCATCTCATTGAAGCAGAAGAAATGGCAGGTTATGACCCGGTTGACTGGTTGTCCTTTCTACCAGAAGACCATGTTGTGGACTGTGTGATAGGACATGGGGCCGTTCTTGGCCGGCAAGTGCAGGGTATAAAACGTGATCGTCCTCACTGTAAGTGGATTCAGGTCATCCACACTGCTCCAGAAGAACTTGGAATATACAAAGGATATGAAAAATGCATTTCCAGAGGAGAGAAGAAGCACCAAGTGGAGGTTGAACTCTGCAAATTAGCTGATCAAGTTGTAGCAGTTGGACCCAAGCTGGCTGAAGCTTTTTCAGGTTATCTTTGTCCATCCGGAAAGGATCAACATGTTTTCAAACTTACGCCAGGCATTTTCTCCGAGTTTTCTGCTGTTAATCAAGCCACTGAAGAAAGAAACTCATTCAGTGTTTTAGTGTTTGGGCGTGGCGATAATGAAGACTTCCAGCTAAAAGGATATGACATTGCTTCCCAAGCCATTGCTGAGTTGGAAGACATGACTTACAAACTTGTATTTGTAGGAGCAGCAAGTGGTGAAGAAGAGAAAGTAGCAGAAATGTTACTCCAGCAAGGCATTGACCGCAGTCAACTCAGGGTGCGTTGTTTTAATGAAAGCAGGGAGAAGCTAGCGGAATTATTTTGTGAAGTAGATCTTGCTGTAATGCCATCATGAACTGAGGGCTTTGGTCTAACTGCCCTTGAGGCTTTATCTGCTGGTCTGCCTGTGCTGGTCAGTGGGAACTCTGGATTTGGAGAAGCTTTGAGGAAAGTTCCACATGGTTCAAGCTGTGTGGTAGAGTCAGAAGATCCTAAAGATTGGGCAAATGCGATCAAAGCTGTCCGTCAGAAAGGCAGGGAGATGTGTCTTGGAGAGTCTGAAGTGGTGCATGGAGCATATTCAAAAAAGTACAACTGGAAGAAACAGTGCGATGAACTAATAGAAAGGATGATCGAGATGAGTGTCACTGAAGCAGGTAAGAAGTGCACCTGTATAGTTACT contains:
- the LOC140924663 gene encoding uncharacterized protein; amino-acid sequence: MSRLKKDLSFTSLASTSQEGHESNTSSTSSRKLRVTLLSSEWRSTKGGLSTINRELAIQLAKHPRVEVSVYLPECSEEDKQVAASHNVHLIEAEEMAGYDPVDWLSFLPEDHVVDCVIGHGAVLGRQVQGIKRDRPHCKWIQVIHTAPEELGIYKGYEKCISRGEKKHQVEVELCKLADQVVAVGPKLAEAFSGYLCPSGKDQHVFKLTPGIFSEFSAVNQATEERNSFSVLVFGRGDNEDFQLKGYDIASQAIAELEDMTYKLVFVGAASGEEEKVAEMLLQQGIDRSQLRVRCFNESREKLAELFCEVDLAVMPS